In the genome of Andrena cerasifolii isolate SP2316 chromosome 5, iyAndCera1_principal, whole genome shotgun sequence, one region contains:
- the Znt77c gene encoding zinc transporter 77C isoform X2 translates to MAVKEWFRRLQPVQLYLVLFFTSAFFLVEIVASHVTHSLTLLLNAYHMLCNIIALVGCIASIKQSRSDRRMKNTFGWARIDIVTMLACCVFLASFCFSLLMEAVQTLVHIDHLDEMHHPMPVLAIGASGILLNAFCYILIGGYTFNQGIFLHVTTNGDVILRRNVSSQQTGEGEQQLSSQTRRSPLGIPKSQGFRETCRDVLGCVFVMLVSILVYFTDSGVAKFIDPLFAIIAAISLFVLSYRYMKESGLILLQTIPNHINIDSLKRELLEAFPGIVNVHDLHVWQLTGQKIISTAHIIFLDPMVYASITNQVTEFFVQMGITQVTIQPEFHKIPKIRPNMEKTGCLIRCHGDHCSDSQCCSKEKFVEDSTTDVSMKQVQSLNKRLKEKEVILAEPAVDLKGFTVHDDENPRSYQPRDSPTDGSACQLNDGENNEDNTVDSSSYAINVDINDERDATSHSNPDQNTAF, encoded by the exons ATGGCTGTGAAAGAGTGGTTCAGAAGACTGCAGCCGGTCCAGTTGTACTTGGTCCTCTTCTTCACCTCCGCTTTCTTCCTTGTGGAGATCGTTGCCAGCCATGTGACTCACTCGCTAACGTTGCTGCTCAACGCCTATCACATGCTCTGCAACATCATCGCTCTTGTCGGCTGCATAGCATCGATCAAG CAATCGCGATCGGACAGGAGGATGAAGAACACTTTCGGATGGGCAAGGATAGACATCGTTACCATGCTTGCCTGTTGCGTTTTCCTCGCCTCATTCTGTTTTTCCCTGTTGATGGAAGCTGTGCAGACCCTGGTGCACATAGATCACTTGGACGAAATGCATCATCCGATGCCCGTATTGGCGATCGGTGCATCCGGTATCCTCCTCAACGCCTTTTGTTACATACTAATAGGAGGATATACCTTCAACCAGGGTATCTTTCTTCACGTTACTACGAATGGTGACGTGATATTACGGAG AAATGTCAGTTCGCAGCAAACAGGGGAAGGTGAGCAACAGCTATCGTCACAAACCAGGCGAAGTCCATTGGGAATACCAAAGAGCCAAGGTTTCCGGGAAACTTGCCGTGACGTGCTTGGCTGCGTTTTCGTAATGTTGGTGTCGATTTTGGTGTACTTCACTGACTCCGGTGTGGCCAAGTTCATTGATCCCCTTTTTGCCATCATTGCCGCTATTTCTCTTTTCGTTCTTAGTTATCGTTACA TGAAAGAATCTGGACTGATACTTCTTCAAACGATCCCAAATCACATAAACATCGACTCCCTTAAGAGGGAATTACTCGAAGCTTTCCCTGGTATCGTAAACGTTCATGATTTACACGTATGGCAACTGACGGGGCAGAAGATAATATCTACCGCTCATATTATATTTTTGGACCCAATG GTTTATGCCAGTATTACTAATCAGGTCACGGAATTCTTCGTACAAATGGGCATCACGCAAGTGACGATACAACCAGAGTTCCACAAGATACCAAAA ATCAGGCCGAACATGGAAAAGACTGGCTGCTTGATTCGTTGCCACGGGGACCATTGCAGTGATTCGCAATGCTGCTCCAAAGAGAAGTTTGTAGAGGATTCGACCACGGATGTATCAATGAAGCAGGTACAATCTTTAAACAAGAGGCTCAAGGAGAAGGAAGTAATCCTAGCTGAACCAGCGGTCGATCTGAAGGGATTTACAGTCCACGATGACGAGAATCCACGGTCCTATCAGCCTAGAGACAGTCCAACCGACGGAAGCGCGTGTCAGTTAAATGATGGAGAAAATAATGAAGATAACACTGTTGACAGTAGTTCCTATGCGATAAACGTAGATATTAACGACGAAAGAGACGCAACCAGCCACAGTAACCCAGATCAAAATACcgcattttaa
- the Znt77c gene encoding zinc transporter 77C isoform X1 → MAVKEWFRRLQPVQLYLVLFFTSAFFLVEIVASHVTHSLTLLLNAYHMLCNIIALVGCIASIKYSHRQTGSGHTDNSTSNCSSLQNSVICINNEERGSVVSLSTKTKQSRSDRRMKNTFGWARIDIVTMLACCVFLASFCFSLLMEAVQTLVHIDHLDEMHHPMPVLAIGASGILLNAFCYILIGGYTFNQGIFLHVTTNGDVILRRNVSSQQTGEGEQQLSSQTRRSPLGIPKSQGFRETCRDVLGCVFVMLVSILVYFTDSGVAKFIDPLFAIIAAISLFVLSYRYMKESGLILLQTIPNHINIDSLKRELLEAFPGIVNVHDLHVWQLTGQKIISTAHIIFLDPMVYASITNQVTEFFVQMGITQVTIQPEFHKIPKIRPNMEKTGCLIRCHGDHCSDSQCCSKEKFVEDSTTDVSMKQVQSLNKRLKEKEVILAEPAVDLKGFTVHDDENPRSYQPRDSPTDGSACQLNDGENNEDNTVDSSSYAINVDINDERDATSHSNPDQNTAF, encoded by the exons ATGGCTGTGAAAGAGTGGTTCAGAAGACTGCAGCCGGTCCAGTTGTACTTGGTCCTCTTCTTCACCTCCGCTTTCTTCCTTGTGGAGATCGTTGCCAGCCATGTGACTCACTCGCTAACGTTGCTGCTCAACGCCTATCACATGCTCTGCAACATCATCGCTCTTGTCGGCTGCATAGCATCGATCAAG TATAGTCATCGCCAAACCGGTAGCGGCCACACTGACAACAGTACCAGCAATTGCAGCTCGTTACAAAATTCCGTAATTTGTATAAACAATGAAGAACGAGGTTCCGTGGTATCCCTGTCGACGAAGACCAAG CAATCGCGATCGGACAGGAGGATGAAGAACACTTTCGGATGGGCAAGGATAGACATCGTTACCATGCTTGCCTGTTGCGTTTTCCTCGCCTCATTCTGTTTTTCCCTGTTGATGGAAGCTGTGCAGACCCTGGTGCACATAGATCACTTGGACGAAATGCATCATCCGATGCCCGTATTGGCGATCGGTGCATCCGGTATCCTCCTCAACGCCTTTTGTTACATACTAATAGGAGGATATACCTTCAACCAGGGTATCTTTCTTCACGTTACTACGAATGGTGACGTGATATTACGGAG AAATGTCAGTTCGCAGCAAACAGGGGAAGGTGAGCAACAGCTATCGTCACAAACCAGGCGAAGTCCATTGGGAATACCAAAGAGCCAAGGTTTCCGGGAAACTTGCCGTGACGTGCTTGGCTGCGTTTTCGTAATGTTGGTGTCGATTTTGGTGTACTTCACTGACTCCGGTGTGGCCAAGTTCATTGATCCCCTTTTTGCCATCATTGCCGCTATTTCTCTTTTCGTTCTTAGTTATCGTTACA TGAAAGAATCTGGACTGATACTTCTTCAAACGATCCCAAATCACATAAACATCGACTCCCTTAAGAGGGAATTACTCGAAGCTTTCCCTGGTATCGTAAACGTTCATGATTTACACGTATGGCAACTGACGGGGCAGAAGATAATATCTACCGCTCATATTATATTTTTGGACCCAATG GTTTATGCCAGTATTACTAATCAGGTCACGGAATTCTTCGTACAAATGGGCATCACGCAAGTGACGATACAACCAGAGTTCCACAAGATACCAAAA ATCAGGCCGAACATGGAAAAGACTGGCTGCTTGATTCGTTGCCACGGGGACCATTGCAGTGATTCGCAATGCTGCTCCAAAGAGAAGTTTGTAGAGGATTCGACCACGGATGTATCAATGAAGCAGGTACAATCTTTAAACAAGAGGCTCAAGGAGAAGGAAGTAATCCTAGCTGAACCAGCGGTCGATCTGAAGGGATTTACAGTCCACGATGACGAGAATCCACGGTCCTATCAGCCTAGAGACAGTCCAACCGACGGAAGCGCGTGTCAGTTAAATGATGGAGAAAATAATGAAGATAACACTGTTGACAGTAGTTCCTATGCGATAAACGTAGATATTAACGACGAAAGAGACGCAACCAGCCACAGTAACCCAGATCAAAATACcgcattttaa